A stretch of Streptococcus sp. oral taxon 061 DNA encodes these proteins:
- a CDS encoding LCP family protein yields MKSRRIKKGKSSKFQQSLNVGLLLIYVVLASFLLFLIFRYQILAVSYFNVILAIVLALIALLSLLLIVRRKAKVFTLIVLLLSVLFSSVALVAVNRFVSLANQFNATSNYSSYSMSVAVLADSEINNVSQLSSVTAPTGTDAENIKKLIDDIKTTQSKELTVEEASSYLASYKSLIGGETKAIVLNSVFENLIEQEYPDHAKKIKKIYTKDLTKKVEAPKVATGNSFNVYVSGIDTYGPISSVSRSDVNIIMTVNQDTKKILLTTTPRDAYVPIADGGNNQNDKLTHAGIYGVDASIHTLENLYGIDLNYYARLNFTSFLKLIDLLGGVDVYNDQEFTAHTNGKHYPVGNIHLDSELALGFVRERYSLTNGDGDRGRNQQKVIAAIIQKLTSAEALKNYDSIIQSLQDSIQTNMPPETMVSLVNTQLASGGKYTVTNQDLKGTGRMGLPSYAMPDSNLYMLEIDPTSLETVKAAIKDTMEGK; encoded by the coding sequence ATGAAAAGTAGACGCATTAAAAAAGGTAAATCTAGTAAGTTTCAGCAGAGTTTAAATGTAGGTTTGTTGCTAATCTATGTTGTTCTTGCTTCTTTTTTATTGTTTCTGATTTTTAGGTATCAGATTTTAGCGGTCAGTTATTTTAATGTTATTTTGGCAATAGTTTTAGCACTTATCGCTTTATTGTCCCTGTTGTTGATAGTGAGACGAAAAGCCAAGGTTTTCACTTTGATAGTACTATTGCTCTCAGTCTTATTCAGCTCTGTAGCTTTGGTAGCTGTAAATCGATTTGTCAGTCTTGCCAATCAATTCAATGCAACGTCGAATTATTCAAGCTATTCTATGAGTGTGGCGGTACTGGCAGATAGTGAGATCAATAATGTTTCTCAATTATCCAGTGTAACTGCTCCTACAGGAACAGATGCTGAGAATATCAAAAAATTGATAGATGACATAAAAACGACTCAAAGCAAGGAATTGACAGTTGAGGAAGCTTCTTCTTACCTAGCATCCTATAAGAGTTTGATAGGTGGAGAAACCAAAGCAATTGTCTTAAACAGCGTTTTTGAAAATCTGATTGAACAGGAATATCCTGACCATGCTAAAAAGATTAAGAAAATCTATACTAAGGATTTGACAAAGAAAGTGGAAGCTCCTAAGGTTGCTACAGGGAATTCTTTCAATGTTTATGTCAGCGGGATTGATACCTATGGTCCTATCAGTTCTGTTTCGCGCTCAGATGTCAATATTATCATGACAGTTAATCAGGATACCAAGAAGATTCTCTTGACGACAACTCCACGAGATGCCTACGTTCCTATCGCGGATGGCGGGAATAACCAAAACGATAAGTTGACGCATGCGGGTATCTATGGCGTAGATGCTTCTATCCATACCTTAGAAAATCTTTATGGTATCGACTTGAACTACTATGCTCGTCTCAATTTCACCTCTTTCTTGAAGTTGATTGACCTTCTTGGAGGCGTTGATGTCTATAATGACCAAGAGTTTACTGCACATACAAATGGCAAACACTACCCGGTTGGAAATATCCATCTTGATTCAGAACTGGCTTTAGGTTTTGTTCGTGAACGCTACTCCTTGACGAACGGTGATGGGGATCGCGGTCGTAACCAACAAAAAGTCATTGCGGCGATTATTCAGAAATTAACCTCGGCGGAAGCTCTGAAAAATTACGATAGCATCATTCAAAGTTTGCAGGATTCGATCCAGACCAATATGCCACCAGAAACAATGGTTAGTCTTGTAAATACTCAATTAGCAAGCGGTGGGAAATATACCGTTACCAATCAAGATTTGAAAGGTACTGGACGTATGGGGCTTCCGTCTTACGCTATGCCAGATAGCAATCTTTACATGTTAGAAATTGATCCAACGAGCTTGGAGACTGTTAAGGCGGCCATTAAAGATACCATGGAAGGAAAATAA
- the cps4B gene encoding capsular polysaccharide biosynthesis protein Cps4B — MIDIHSHIVFDVDDGPKNRAESKALLEEAYAQGVRTVVSTSHRRKGMFETPEDKIAANFSEVKQLAREIAPDLNIVYGAEIYFSSDALEKLEQNIIPKLNGTRYALIEFSMNTPYRDIHSALTKVLMLGITPVVAHIERYHTLENDEKKVRELINMGCYMQINSSSVLKPRLFGDTYKFMKKRARYFLDKDLVHVVASDMHNLGNRPPYMKEAYELIAKKYGAGKARELFETNPSNIINDQLI; from the coding sequence ATGATTGACATTCATTCGCATATTGTTTTCGATGTTGACGATGGTCCTAAAAATCGAGCTGAGAGCAAGGCTCTCCTAGAGGAAGCTTACGCACAAGGTGTTCGAACCGTTGTCTCAACCTCTCATCGTCGAAAAGGGATGTTTGAAACACCTGAGGATAAAATTGCAGCTAATTTTAGCGAAGTCAAACAGTTGGCTCGAGAAATTGCACCGGATTTGAATATCGTGTACGGAGCTGAGATTTATTTTTCTAGCGATGCTTTAGAAAAACTTGAACAAAACATCATCCCAAAACTCAATGGTACTCGTTATGCCTTGATCGAGTTTAGCATGAATACTCCCTATAGAGATATTCATAGCGCCTTGACAAAAGTTCTCATGTTAGGGATTACACCTGTGGTTGCTCATATTGAGCGTTATCACACCTTGGAAAATGATGAGAAAAAAGTAAGGGAGCTCATCAATATGGGCTGCTATATGCAGATTAATAGTTCGAGTGTATTAAAACCACGACTATTTGGAGACACCTACAAGTTTATGAAAAAACGTGCTAGGTATTTCTTGGACAAGGACTTAGTTCATGTAGTGGCTAGCGATATGCATAATCTGGGAAATCGTCCGCCTTATATGAAAGAAGCTTATGAGCTTATTGCTAAAAAATACGGAGCAGGAAAAGCTCGTGAGCTTTTTGAAACAAACCCATCAAACATTATAAATGACCAACTTATTTAG
- a CDS encoding capsular polysaccharide biosynthesis protein — translation MKEQEKFEIDVFQLVKVLWKRKFLIALVALVAGLAAFAYSSFVIKPQYASTTRIYVVNRNQADKPGLTNQDLQAGSYLVKDYREIILSQDVLEKVVADQNLTIDAKTLGKKVSVTVPADTRIVSISVRDGKPEEASRIANALREVAAQKIISVTRVSDVTTLEEARPATSPSSPNIRRNTMMATIAGVGIVIVIVLLVELLDDRVKRPEDIEEVMHISLLGVIPNLEKLK, via the coding sequence ATGAAAGAACAAGAAAAATTTGAAATTGATGTATTTCAATTAGTAAAAGTGCTTTGGAAACGAAAATTCCTCATCGCCTTAGTTGCGCTAGTAGCAGGTCTAGCAGCTTTTGCTTATAGCTCGTTTGTAATAAAGCCGCAGTACGCTAGTACCACACGCATCTATGTTGTCAATCGTAACCAAGCAGATAAACCAGGTTTGACTAACCAAGATTTGCAGGCAGGTTCATACTTGGTAAAAGACTACCGTGAAATCATCCTCTCACAGGATGTACTTGAAAAAGTGGTGGCTGATCAAAATTTAACCATTGATGCCAAAACTCTTGGGAAAAAAGTTTCAGTAACAGTTCCTGCAGATACTCGTATCGTATCCATTTCAGTTCGAGATGGCAAGCCTGAAGAAGCAAGTCGTATCGCCAACGCTCTACGAGAAGTAGCGGCTCAGAAGATTATTTCAGTAACACGAGTGTCAGATGTGACAACACTTGAGGAAGCAAGACCTGCAACATCTCCATCTTCACCAAATATTCGTCGAAACACAATGATGGCCACTATAGCAGGTGTAGGAATTGTTATAGTTATCGTGCTTTTAGTCGAATTATTGGATGATCGAGTGAAACGTCCAGAAGATATCGAAGAAGTTATGCACATCTCACTTTTAGGTGTTATTCCAAATCTTGAGAAATTAAAGTAA
- a CDS encoding tyrosine-protein kinase, protein MAKLELSQQRLNSVKKAEEYYNALRTNIQLSGDGLKVIALSSVRPGEGKSTTSTNIAWAFARAGYKTLLIDADIRNSVMSGVFKSREKITGLTDYLSGTKDLSHGLCETNVENLFVIQSGAVSPNPTALLQSDKFEAMIETLRKYFDYIIVDTAPVGVVIDAAIIVQKCDASILVTEASATKRREVQKAKDQLEQTGTPFLGVILNKFNIQLEKYGSYGLYGNYGSYGKK, encoded by the coding sequence ATGGCAAAGTTAGAATTATCACAACAACGATTAAACTCTGTAAAAAAAGCTGAAGAGTATTATAACGCTCTACGTACCAATATCCAGTTGAGTGGGGATGGTCTCAAAGTGATTGCACTTTCTTCGGTTCGACCTGGAGAAGGGAAGTCTACCACTTCAACCAATATTGCCTGGGCTTTCGCGCGTGCAGGTTATAAGACGCTTCTTATTGATGCCGATATTCGTAATTCAGTCATGTCAGGTGTCTTCAAGTCTCGAGAAAAGATTACAGGTTTAACAGACTACTTATCAGGGACCAAAGATTTGTCGCACGGTTTGTGCGAAACAAATGTGGAAAACTTGTTTGTCATTCAATCAGGTGCTGTTTCACCAAATCCAACTGCCCTTCTTCAAAGTGACAAATTTGAAGCAATGATTGAGACTTTACGCAAATACTTTGACTATATCATTGTGGATACAGCCCCTGTCGGTGTTGTCATTGATGCGGCTATTATCGTACAAAAATGTGATGCCTCTATCCTGGTAACTGAAGCTTCTGCAACAAAACGGAGAGAAGTTCAAAAAGCTAAAGACCAGTTAGAGCAAACAGGAACACCATTCTTAGGAGTTATTCTGAATAAATTTAATATCCAGCTTGAAAAATATGGTTCTTACGGATTATACGGGAACTACGGTTCCTATGGGAAAAAATAA
- a CDS encoding sugar transferase, which translates to MEISEVLYKSFKQLADFLIGLVGTVVLAFPASVIIFIIYKAKGYKGSIFFTQYRVGLNGKKFKIIKFRSMVENAEEILLANRELHQKYIDNSYKLPPNEDPRLTIIGNFIRKTSIDEFPQFINVLRGEMSFIGPRPILDKELEEYSQEEQELLLSVKPGITGMWQVSGRSEVYYPERCEMELYYPRNQSFKLDVKIFLLTIKQVLSGKGAH; encoded by the coding sequence GTGGAGATTAGTGAAGTCTTATACAAAAGTTTTAAGCAACTTGCAGACTTTTTGATTGGATTGGTTGGAACTGTTGTATTAGCCTTTCCAGCTTCCGTGATTATTTTCATCATATATAAAGCAAAAGGATATAAGGGTAGCATTTTCTTTACTCAATACCGAGTAGGATTGAATGGAAAAAAATTCAAAATCATTAAGTTTCGTTCAATGGTTGAGAATGCTGAAGAAATTCTCTTGGCCAATAGAGAGCTACATCAAAAATATATTGACAATAGCTACAAATTACCTCCTAACGAAGATCCGCGCTTAACGATTATTGGGAATTTTATTAGAAAAACGAGTATTGATGAATTTCCTCAGTTTATAAATGTTTTGCGAGGTGAAATGAGCTTTATAGGACCTAGACCAATCCTTGATAAGGAATTAGAAGAATATTCCCAAGAGGAACAGGAGCTTCTGCTTTCAGTCAAACCAGGGATAACAGGCATGTGGCAAGTTTCTGGGAGAAGTGAAGTCTATTATCCTGAGCGTTGCGAGATGGAGTTGTACTATCCTAGAAATCAATCTTTCAAATTAGATGTAAAGATATTTTTGCTAACCATTAAGCAAGTTTTGTCAGGAAAAGGGGCTCATTAA
- a CDS encoding DUF4422 domain-containing protein, with the protein MTKNYKIIVATHKQFTMPADTDLYLPIHVGSEGKEKLGYQCDNEGDNISSLNPYYCELTGLYWAWKNLECDYLGLVHYRRYFTAKRHSYSETIDMNDIILSKAELQDLLAENDVIVPKKRKYYIETLYSHYAHTHDAIHLDVTRQIVSELRPDYIEVFDRVMKQRSGYMFNMFIMSKENVVAYCEWLFPIIDALYRRLDIRDYSAFDARLFGRVSERLFNVWLAKQDLRVKEIPFIYMEKIDLIQKGKSFLQAKFFGKKYGQSF; encoded by the coding sequence ATGACAAAGAATTATAAAATTATCGTAGCAACACACAAACAATTTACTATGCCTGCTGATACTGATCTTTACCTACCCATCCATGTCGGTAGTGAAGGAAAAGAAAAGTTAGGATACCAATGTGATAATGAAGGAGACAATATTTCAAGTTTGAACCCCTATTATTGCGAATTGACTGGACTTTATTGGGCCTGGAAAAATTTAGAATGTGACTATCTCGGCTTGGTGCACTATCGTCGCTATTTCACCGCAAAACGTCATTCTTATAGTGAAACGATTGATATGAATGATATTATCCTGTCCAAGGCAGAATTGCAAGATTTGTTAGCAGAAAATGATGTGATCGTTCCTAAAAAACGGAAATATTACATTGAAACACTATACTCACACTACGCACATACACATGATGCCATTCATTTAGACGTGACCCGCCAGATTGTTAGCGAGTTGAGACCGGATTATATCGAGGTCTTTGATCGGGTCATGAAACAGCGCAGTGGTTATATGTTCAATATGTTTATCATGTCCAAAGAAAATGTAGTAGCCTATTGTGAATGGTTGTTCCCGATTATCGATGCTCTCTATAGAAGATTAGATATTAGAGATTATTCTGCTTTTGACGCTAGATTATTTGGTCGTGTCAGCGAACGCTTGTTCAATGTTTGGTTGGCAAAGCAAGATTTGCGGGTAAAAGAGATTCCGTTTATCTATATGGAGAAAATTGACTTGATTCAAAAAGGGAAATCCTTCCTACAAGCAAAATTCTTCGGGAAAAAATATGGACAGAGTTTTTAG
- a CDS encoding polymerase, protein MKLVVKIKSLPELLALVALGIFLTVSILNVTFYARYIPGTVYKLAIAFSIFLLFVKEMFKRKYDYRALIGLFATILIYFIVGEMTALGSEVPVSILFIYALRDVPFKKVAQTSLVVSTCLLFFIIVSAKVGIITNYIEVSESRVRSYLGFRYALFPSMLLMDIVAIVFYLKQNKIQYWKWLLLSLSVYWVYDQTDSRLTFFSSCILLACSLLMKWFPELLSKLGYVFKAFKLTFIVNAIISFWVSFTYLNSGYSFINDLLFKVNHMLGGRLYLANKSLNLYGFGLLGRPVEWYGNGLTVEGVRNYQTYYLYVDNLYVQVLQRFGLLILGLMLSVLTLTLSKIIKKRQWVLALILILMSFHSMIDDLNFYLHNNIFWILVGALIYPDYQFSDESNEELGGHSFEKIV, encoded by the coding sequence ATGAAATTAGTAGTAAAAATAAAATCTTTGCCAGAGCTCTTGGCTCTTGTTGCCTTAGGAATATTTTTAACGGTTTCGATATTAAATGTGACTTTTTATGCTCGATATATACCTGGAACAGTTTATAAATTAGCGATAGCTTTCTCGATTTTTCTTTTGTTCGTTAAAGAGATGTTTAAAAGAAAGTACGATTATAGAGCGCTCATTGGATTGTTTGCAACAATTTTAATTTATTTTATCGTGGGGGAAATGACTGCTCTCGGTTCAGAAGTTCCTGTAAGCATATTATTTATTTACGCTTTACGAGATGTTCCCTTTAAGAAGGTGGCGCAAACTTCATTAGTCGTTAGTACGTGTTTATTGTTCTTTATTATTGTCAGTGCAAAAGTTGGAATAATAACGAATTATATAGAAGTTTCTGAGTCTCGAGTACGAAGTTATCTAGGATTTCGTTACGCCTTATTTCCATCAATGTTACTGATGGACATAGTCGCTATTGTGTTTTATTTAAAGCAAAACAAAATCCAATATTGGAAATGGCTACTGTTATCCCTTTCTGTGTATTGGGTATATGATCAAACGGATTCTCGTTTAACATTTTTCAGTTCCTGTATATTGTTGGCATGCAGTTTGCTAATGAAATGGTTCCCTGAGCTATTATCTAAACTAGGATATGTTTTTAAAGCTTTTAAATTGACTTTTATTGTAAATGCAATCATTAGTTTTTGGGTCTCATTTACCTATCTCAATTCAGGTTATTCTTTTATTAATGACCTTCTTTTTAAAGTGAATCATATGTTAGGAGGCCGTCTATACTTAGCAAATAAATCTTTAAATCTGTATGGTTTTGGATTGCTAGGACGACCAGTTGAATGGTACGGTAACGGTCTGACTGTTGAAGGAGTTAGAAACTATCAGACCTATTATCTGTATGTAGACAATTTGTATGTCCAAGTTTTACAAAGATTTGGCTTACTCATCCTGGGATTGATGCTCTCAGTCCTAACTTTGACTTTGTCTAAAATAATTAAGAAACGCCAGTGGGTTCTTGCTCTCATTTTGATATTAATGAGTTTTCATTCCATGATTGATGATTTGAATTTCTATCTTCATAATAATATTTTTTGGATCTTGGTAGGCGCTTTAATCTACCCGGATTATCAGTTTTCTGATGAAAGCAACGAAGAACTCGGGGGACATTCGTTTGAAAAAATCGTATAG